The DNA sequence agtctaggtccaaaaggctccttaacagcttctaccccgaagccataagacagtctataacccccccccccccccccccccccgttgtttttacactgctgctactctctgtttattagccaagcatagtcactttacccctacctacatgtacaaattacctcgactaacctgtacctccgcacattgactcggtaccagtaccatCTGTTCATAGCCTCGTTATTGCTATTtgattttaatatatatatatatatatatttactttagtttatttatgcctggttaaataaaatacatttagtaaatattttcttaactatgcattgttgggcttgtaagtaagcatttcacggtaaggttatATTCACGGTCCTGTtatattcggctcatgtgacaaataaaatgggatttgatttgattggcagAAGTAGCTTCAGGCAGCACACCAGAGCTACAACGGGCTGGACTACAgtctgtgctgctgctgctactcctgCTTACCGCCGCCAGACAATCTACAAATGCACCCTTCTGCTGTGTCTAGCAGTCTCACACGTGGGTTAAACGAAACACCTAgtacgtctgtctgtgtgtgggagggTGCAAAAGGACATGCATTTTTAATGAGCTCGATTATTTCCCTTTGTTATGTGCATGCAACAAGGCAAAGCCCCGTAAGGTGCTTATGTGAATTTACAAAAGCAGAGATATGCTCCGCTCGGCTGGATGCACACACTAATGATTAGACATGAATGGAAAGAgggaaacacacacgcacacacacacacacactctttctctggCTCTGCCTGTGCTGCCCCCCTGCTGTCATGGTGAcgtgagagcaagagagggagggagggaggggaaaagagcgagcaggagagggaggtagggaggggccCGTGAGCGAGAGGAGGAAGCAGACGGTAAATAGAGGGAGAGCCAGAGACAACAGCAGTGCTGCATCGGTGGaacaagaaagagagggagggaggtggaagagGGATAAAGCacgagggagcagagagagagagagagagagagagagagagagagagagagagagagagagagagagagagagagagagagagagagagagagagagagagagagagagagagagagagagagagagagagagagagatccaggggaagagaggggggctTCCAGACTGGATGGGCCCAGCGGTGCCTTGATGGAGCATGGGCCAGGTTCTAGGATTCTCCCGCTGCAGTGAGTGTGTCggtttttgtctgtctgtctgtctgtctgtctgtctttcgcATCCCAATCTATCTGTATAGCATCTGTACTAGCCATGTGCATGGccatcactctcccctctctttctctccctccctctctttctctagcttcCTCCCTTGATAAACACATGGttgaaaggatggatggatgtatggatgCAGTGCAGTGGCAGACACACCTCTTTCTTCTCTTTTGTAGAGACCCTTGCAGTTCTGTATGTGTGTTCTCAGGATGTGtcggctatgtgtgtgtgttctcattaGCTGAGCactggttatgtgtgtgtgtttgtgtctggtattatgtgtgtttgtgtgtgtttgagatagATGAGGATGAAAAAAAGCTGTGTGTTGTTTTGCTGTCTTCATTATAGCCAGGGCTGCCTGATCTATTGGGTGATCTGAGGCAGGAGGCTTGCTATTGTAGTGAAGGCCTCTCCCCTGCCTGCTCTGCCAGAGCTGATCTGTGCTGTCGGAGGGGGAACATACTGCAGTTAGCTTTTAGCATTATATATGCAAACACTAATGACATTTCTTTTAAATACTGGGTATTGGAAAAAGGCTACTCAAATGCCTGGATTTGAGCCATGGATTCTCCTAAAAAAAACATAGAAATGAAAACCTGTCATTTGCTCTCTCAGTCTCATCTCAATGTATCGAGACACTATTGAAATATAGCAGGTCATCTGAGAATAGGCTACGTGTGGTATAATGCTTTTCTGCGCAATGTACTGCTTTTGAACGGGATACAATGCTTTAGTAGGTGATATTGAATGCTTTAGTAGGTGATATTGAATGCTTTAGTAGGTGATATTGAATGCTTTAGTAGGTGATGTTGAGAGGAAAACTGTTATCTTGATAGGGTCCTCTCTCTAGGCTTACATGCAAATAGGCCTTGGCTAAAAGTTGCAGACATCgaaatagaaggaagagaggagttgTAGACATAGACGGTATAGAACAGTCTCTAGTTTGGCCAAGCGGCCATTCTTAATCAGTTGTAAATCAGTAGTTATTTAAGATAAAAATGGTCTGTTTGATACTGTACATTTCATGACTGTGGTTACGATAGTTCCCCAGCCAATGGTAATAAACACGTCTCTGATGAATCTGGTTCTTTTTCTTCCAGAGGAATATGGTTCTGTCTCCTCCACACCTGATTCAACATCTCCCTGCACTGAAGGTAACATCACACAAGGCTTACACACTGTACACGTTTAGAAATGGACTGTGTGAATGATTGAACTTCAATATGTGAGAATCATAATATGGGAGAAAAGAAAATCATACTATGACATGTCCACAAAGTCTATAGGTGTAGCCTGAGATTGATTGTGTCGATTTGTTCGTTTGAATCTGGAAACATGACTCCCCATCAAATGTGTTTTGCATCTTCGGATGTTGCCCTTTCATTCAGACAAAGCATGTTGCGCTTCACCGGGCTGTCCCAACTCAGCGCTCAAAAACATCAGAGGACATGTCGATGAGTAAGCAACGTCAAGCGGCTGCTCCATAGACATTAACGTCACAGAACATGGGATATGGTTTTGGAATAATATTGCGTGCTTGCATGGCTTTACCTCCGAGGATGAAAGTTTCCAATGTAATGGTTGAAGTTTAAAGCTAAGTTTATAGctttaaaaatttttttttaaacgtataCAATTTCAATGTATAACATGGATACAGGACAGAATAACAAATatagaaaatacaaaaataattaaAGCAATATAGGTTTTGCTTTTTGGCTTTTCCTGTGCCTGTTCTCTCCAGGTGGGAATGAGGAGTCTGAGCTGTACGACCTGCAGACGGCCAGGGAGTGGTCTGACGAAGAAGACGGGGGTCCGGAGGATGATGACGGTGGAGCTTCATCCCCCTCCATTTGGGGGACCCCGAGACAGAACTCCTTCGAGCCCACCTTCTCCTACATCGCCATCGCTGAGGCCGAGGCAGGCGGATCCTCACGACATCATCGTGACTCATCGTCAGGGAGCCGGCGGAGGAGCGGGGCCAGGGGAGGCCGCACCTCCCTGAGCCGCACGGACACCGTGGAAATGCTCCTCCCCCTGGACTCCCCCGACGTGGAGTGGGACCCCCACGCCTTCCTCGcccgagaggaggaggaggagagggagcaggaggaaagggagagggaggtccacagacagactgagacagtCCATGCATCTCTCCTAGATACTGAGATTGAACCTcaggagagggacacagagacccagagaggggagacagagccCCTGGAGCCCCGGCACTACAGTCCCTCAGAGAGCCCCCAGGGTGAGCTCACTATGGGGCagtggggatgggatgggatggggcaATCTAGATGGAGGGTAGATGGGATCAGGGTAGATAGACCTGCATGGAGCTACATGGAGCTACAGATAAAAGCAGAAGCCACTGCATCTTTTCAGGCTTTCTAGCAGTGGGCGAGGATACTGCTCGAGGGTAAATGGGTGTAAACCCTATGTTTGAAAATGGGTGGCGTGTCCCATTTGATGGTAACATggcatacacacaacacaacctTGTGGAGctaactactgtgtgtgtgtgtgtgtgtgtgtgtgtgtgtgtgtgtgtgtgtgtgtgtgtgtgtgtgtgtgtgtgtgtgtgtgtgtgtgtgtgtgtgtgtgtgtgtgtgtgtgtgtgtgtctctgtctgtctgtctgtctgtctgtctttctgtctgtcataCCATGACCACAGACGAAGTCAGATACCACTGTGCTTTAGACTCCCTAAACATCATGCTCTCTCCTGTTCTGTAGGGTCAAAATGAACGCGTTTGGTTATAAGATTTCTAAATCACTATTCATTGTAAAGTAGGTGAGGCTAAATAATGACATTGTTTGATAAATTACACTTCTAGTTAATCTAATGCAACCTGGTTGTAGAATAACGTGATGCTTAGTGATGACATCATCACAAtgaccttgtgttctgtttctcaGCGGCATCACCGCCCCCTGAATCTGAGTCCCTCGTAACCATGGAAACCACCGTCACAACGCTCACGGCCGCGCGACCAAGAGGCGGCCTCACCGATGACGTGCCATCCGCTTCCTCCACCTCCATTGGTCGAAACACTCAGGAAGAGCTGGTCAGCGAACAGTGGTTTTCAGCGTTCAGCCTATCAGGCCCCGCGATATGCATCCACGTAGCAGGTAACGTTTGTAGCACAtcttgtctatttctatgtgacTTTCCTATCTTGGATCTACCTTTTACATTTTGAACATCTACCATCCCCTTGCCTTTGCCCAAATCAATCTATTTTGGCTTCTACTACATTATCTACGTCACATAGCAAGTCTGGCAACGCGGTTGTGTTAGAATGACGCCATCTGTCAGAAGACAATGACCCCTACCCTGATACCTCACTCCCAACCCCTTCCTCGATACGTTGCTGAGAGCACAAAGCCTTCCTCAATCAATCCTTTTCAAACCATACTGGAAATAAAGATAACCCTCTCACTGCTTGAGCAACACGGACCCTGGAATGTAATTCCGCTGTGAGCCCTGAGTGTTCCATTGTGTCTCCATGGCAACATTCCCTTGGGATTCCCGAGAGCTAATGGGCTACTTgcgcaacaaacaaacaaaaaatctgtctgtttTCCTGGTTTGTCTGTTTGTATGTCTGCTCGTACATGCACGCTGACACCCCAATCTTTCCTCATCCCTTGGATCACTGTACACATGATAAAGCGAATGTGAGACAGgtcagtgaaggagagagagagagagagaaaatgtctattcttttggaactttgatgagtcatgtttactgttcattttttattgtttatttcaatttGGTTTAGTATTTATTTCacgtgctttggcaatgtaaacatatgtttcccatgccaataaggccccttaaattgaaattgagagagagtgagagagagagagagagagagagcaggggtgaGACAGATGAAACCTGTCTTCTCCGGACTCCATGGTCGATATGGATCACTCTTCAAGGGGGGGCGCCACTCAATATGGACCTCTGGCATGTCTTCCTATCTTATTATAGTGGGTGTACTGGGGGGTGGCTGGCCCGGGGGCTGGGTGGACTGGGGGCTgggtgtactgtactgtccacTCCCCCTCACACTGACCCTGGGTGATTAATGGCGGGTCAAGCTGTTGACAGGCTTGAAGGGTTTGTAGATATCATGTAAAGCAAACCATCTGGTTTCTGTATCAGAATGGGGCTGAATGTGTCAGAACGTGTTTTACTCCCCATGTCTATTGTGAGGTTGGACTAGCCGGTTACAGGTTAGATTACCCCTATGTGCATCTGAAAAATGTGAGGCTATTTGAGCTATTGtctgcactcttacaaaaaaaggtgctatctagaacctgaaagggttctttggctgtccaaAGAGAACCCTTTGAACAACCCTTTTTTgttcaaggtagaaccctttccatagagggttctacttggagccaaaaagggttctcccatgCGGACAGTCATAGAACCCTTTCTAAGAGCGTGTACTTACGGGTAGCACGGTACCGTATGTATGTCACAATAATGTGCATTTACTTCCATGCCTGCTCCTTTGTTAGCTGTTGCCTGTTCGGTCTCTGCTTACGTAAGTGTTTTGTGtcattctctgtctgtgtctatgtccATTTCCATGTGAGTGTTTCTCTCTGAATGTCTGTGGTTATGTCTCTTTGGGTCTCTAGTGGTTTTGTATGTCCTCTATGTTATCCAGCTGTGGCTATCTATGTGTATACCAACACGTTTCTCTGTCTCAaggtttgtctctgtctgtgcaTGTACTAAATGTGTGAATAAGTGAGTGTACTGGGTATCTATCTTACAGTATCTctatatctatctgtctatctacaTTGGAGTCTCCATGAGTCTTAAGGGGGCGGGCCCTGTTGGGCAGATTATTTTTGGCTGAAAGGTCTCTGTACTGCTGACGGGGCAGGGGAGGCCAAAAACAGctcagagtggcagagagagagcagggggactGCGTGAGAGTCAAAGCGAGAGAAGGGGGATCGCCTGAGCAGCAACCAAAATGGCCAACATTAATGGTAAGACCCTGGCCTCAGAGAGACAAGATGGAGACAATATGAGACGGTGGCAGTTGGCACACTTAGATCTATCAGTGAGTTGACTAGGCGGGGAGGCATGGGACCTATTGAATGGGCAAAGCAGTGTCTCTTTTCAGACATCGGCAAGATCAGGGCACAGTTAGAGTTTCAGTGCCTGTCGTCCTCAGCCGTCGGGGCGTTTCCACATGTAGGGACTGACTGTCTGTCCACTGCAGAGCCATGCATTTAGTGACCGTGAGTTTGGAGAGGAGTCTGAACGTCAGGAGACCAGCTACAGCCATGGGTCTTTGTTGGGATTTTGACCACTCACTGACCAGGAGTGTTTGAGACCGTACCAACTGTGCAGAGTTGTGTGGGTCTGCCTGCTTAGCAATGGGACCAGTATCgcaatgtttttttccccatggcataaacaacactttttggtccattaaaaatctgctcaTCCCATCCCTAGAGGTGACCATCCGGAGTTGTGTTATAGCTTTGTTACAGCATGTAGGGGCCATCTGTGTGGTTGTTTCTGTATGTAAGAGGCTAGTAGCGTGATCAGCTGATCTGTGCCCCCATTTGACAGGGTTACCTCTTTGGGCAGCAGGGTTGGCAGAGCCAAGGTGTTTCACAGGGTCACTCTGGGACTTCCCGCACGCACCATAGTGTTACAATGGCTGGGTGGTGGTTATAGTTGTGGTGGTAAGTAATGCCAGGTCAGGCTGCCAATTGGTTGACTGTTAATGTCTCATGTTGATGTAACGATTGAGTCATTCACGGTCAGGCAGTCAGTGCTCAGCTCTGTGTTGGTTAGTTCAGTCAGAGGAGTGCTGCGTTGGCACAGATAGAGAGGTTTCACTAAGATTATGGCAAATGCAGCTTTCAttttgatctgtgtgtgtgtgcgtgtgtgcgtgcgtgtgtgcgtgtgcgtgtgtgcgtgtgtgtattcccccctcccccttccccgcTTCATGTTGTCTGTACTCTTCTCAGAGAGTTCATTATATCACTATATTAACATCAACCAATATAGTCATGGCTTAGTGTAGAGTCAACCTATTGGACCGTCACACGAGGGGTTTGTTTTGCCCCGGCGTTAGTCTAACTTGCTGTGGTATGTCTTCCTTTTCTTAGTGCACTTAGTCTGTGCATTGAATGGTCTTACCACGTGCTGGTCAATGTCGCAAAGTGCCAACACATCAAATAAGGCTGTTTGCTACAGTTCCACCTGTTGGGACAatggacaagtgtgtgtgtgctggaggcTTTGTGGGTATTAAAAGTCTGTGGTAATGTTTATAAATAGTCCTCCTGCTGGTCAGATATATCAGTGCACTCTATTCTAATTCC is a window from the Oncorhynchus mykiss isolate Arlee chromosome 24, USDA_OmykA_1.1, whole genome shotgun sequence genome containing:
- the LOC110503501 gene encoding reticulon-3 isoform X1, whose protein sequence is MGQVLGFSRCKEYGSVSSTPDSTSPCTEGGNEESELYDLQTAREWSDEEDGGPEDDDGGASSPSIWGTPRQNSFEPTFSYIAIAEAEAGGSSRHHRDSSSGSRRRSGARGGRTSLSRTDTVEMLLPLDSPDVEWDPHAFLAREEEEEREQEEREREVHRQTETVHASLLDTEIEPQERDTETQRGETEPLEPRHYSPSESPQAASPPPESESLVTMETTVTTLTAARPRGGLTDDVPSASSTSIGRNTQEELVSEQWFSAFSLSGPAICIHVAVMDLIYWKDTERTGMVFTGLVVGLLSLFQLSIITVISTISLGVLCFTVSVSLYYKILQVLNMGDGVHPFKAYLDLDISFSGELADQYTQKTIVTVVSAANSLKNLFLVGNLFDSLKLLALMYLVTFLGVLCNGLTVLIIAVITLFSLPLFYRQHQAKVDGFFAGIQAKIDNVKDILHRIAQGGGPTPDPTPGGAKPKTQ